Genomic window (Lewinellaceae bacterium):
TGCAATGGTAGTAGGGATGGTTAAATGGGGTCATGGGTTCATGGGTTCATGGGTTCATGGCTTCATGGCTTCATGGGGTCATGGGGTCATGGGGTCATGGGTTCATGGGGTCATGGTTATATTGTTGCAAAGCCTTCGATGTAAGTGGGCAATGTGAGGCCGTGTGAGCCAGGAACTGTTCAAAGTTCTGTCGGTGATTTCGGTTAACAAGGTATCAAACCAGTGAGGTACTGGTTTTTGGAAGCCAAAGCTCGCCTAGCTTGATACCGAATAGCGGTGGAAAACTTCAATGCCAAGGTTAGCAGCCTAATCATGTTTTCAATACGGTTTTGTTTGCTTAGGAAGATAGGCATTAACTTGGTGACTTTGTTGAGCAGTTGGTAAAAATTCTGTTCGATGCGGTATTCGCGCCGACAGACATGCACTACCTGCTCGGCACTGAGCTGTGAAGCAGGGCAATTGGTGGCATATACCCGCCAGCCTAAGCGCTCAATAGCCTGTTTAAGTTCAGCTTTCTTTTCTTGCAGGCGGCACCTGACTACTTCCCGCTTTCGTTTGGGGCCGTAAAAGAGCTCATACCGCACTTGCGGGAATTTGCTAACCTTGCGGCGCTTGAGCGCCTTGCTGGCAAAAGCTTTGGCTTTTTCAACTACCTGGGCAACGAGCTCCTTGCCTCGATACACTGGCCGAAGCTGTCCCTTATCCTGGCAAGCTAAATGGATAGCCTCTTGTATCTGCTCAATGCTAGATTGCCGTTGGCTTAACGGGCATAGGTAGTGGTTTTTAGTCTTGTCCAAATAGGCAAAATCAGCATTGTTGCCCAGCTTGGTGCCTCCTACATACAGCAGGCCCTCTGGCGCCAGGCTTTTGCGGGCGCGCTTGATTGCCGGGATATACTGCTGGTCGTCAGCCCGGTGCCCGGCAACGCTGCAATTGGCTATCGGCATGGCTAAAGGGTCCAGGCTGGCTAACATTATCTTCAGCTGAGGCAAACCTAAGGGGCGTGTGTTTTCTGGAAAAGCCCTTCAATAGGGCGGTAGCTAACCACGTCGGTAGAATCTGCGCGGACAACCTTTTGGTTTAAGTCAAAAACCTGGATCAACTGCCGGTTTTGTTCGGCTTCGTAGGATAGCCAAGTTTGCTCCTGGCTCATTTGTTCCAGGATAGCTCCCAGGTAGTCGTCTGAAAAGTGGCCGGCCTCCAGTTCTGGTTCCTGGCAAACCCAACGCAGGGTTTCTAAGCTTTGCTCTACCCACGGCTCGACACCGCTTAGGCGGTGGTCCATTTCTGAGAGGATGTACATCAACCAGATTTGAATTGCCTTGCCTACGCTTGGGCCTTGGCGGTTCGGGTGGGTATCAAATTTCTCGTCTATAAGTTGGGCTACCTTGCTACGGCCTAGGATTTCCCCCAATATAGGTAAGTCCCCAACTGGGTATGATTCAATTTGCATCCGTTTTTGTCAAAGAACTTAAGAAGTTATATCAACTTTTCCTAATTTTAAGAGTCATAGTTTTGTTAACCGAAATCACCGTTCCAACTTCCTACTTCGCACCCCGACCTCGATCCTCGGTACGGGACTTCCTTCGGTCGCTTCCGACTTCCGACTTCATCCTCGGTCCAAAGTCTATCCCGGTTAGCTGGCCACAAAATTATTGTTATATTACCCCGGCCTAACACACGATCATGTACCAACACCACACCACCCCTTTTGGAAAATACGAAGCCCACAGCCTGGCCAATGAAGCCGCCGGCAACCGCATCACCCTCGTCCCCGGTTTTGGCAGTTGCGTGCTGAACATAGAACTGCAGGGGCAGCCCGTACTCGATGGATATACCTCCGCCGAGGAGATGAACATCAACCGCTGGGCCAAGAACGTTTTGCTTTTCCCCTTCCCCAACCGCCTGCGGGAGGGCCTTTACCAATGGGGCGGCAGGGAATACGCATTCCCGGTAAACGACGGGCAAACCGGCAACGCCCTGCATGGTTTTGGCATGGACAAGCCCATGGAAGTAGTGAAGGTGGAAACCGGGGAGCGGGAAGCCGCCATCCGCTGCGCCTTCCGCTACGACGGCCGGCTGAGCCACTATCCATTCCCGTTTGCTTTCGAGGCAGCTTTCCGGATTGCGGATCCCGCAACCATAGAGATTGCGTTTCAGGCCCACAACACCGGCGGAGAGCCTCTTCCCTTCGGCATGGGCTGGCATCCTTACTTCCGCCTCTCCGAACGGGTGGACGATTTAGCCATGCAATTGCCTCCCTGCGATATGATCGGCGTCGACCAGGTGATGATCCCCACCGGCAAGCATTATGAATACACGACCTTTACCCAGCTTCGGCGCATCGGCCCGGAGGTGCTCGACAATTGCTTCGTGCTGCGCCAGCAGGAAGGGCAGGTGGAAATAACCTTGCGCGGGGAGAAGGGCGAGCTGGCGTACCGGCAGGACGTCGGCCCCGGAAAATTCGGCTACCTCCAGTTGTTCACCCCGCCTCACCGCAACGCGCTGGCGCTCGAACCGATGAGTTGCAACATCGATGCGTTCAACAGTGGAGAGGGGCTGATCCGGCTGGAGCCGGGAGAAAGCGCCTCGGCCAGTTTCGGGTTCAGCTTTAATAAAAGGCAATAAAAAAGCCGGAGCAAGGGGCTCCGGCCAGCTTTTGGGAAATATATTTTATGGTCAGCTATTACGCACCGAGATAATTTTTGAGCAGCTTGCTCCGGTTGGCGGAGCGCAGTTTGTTGATGGCTTTGTCTTTGATCTGGCGAACCCGCTCGCGGGTCAGGCCAAATTTCTCGCCAATATCTTCGAGAGACATGGGGTGTTCCACTCCAATGCCGAAATACAGTTTAATGACGTCGCACTGCCGTTCGGTCAGGGTGCTGAGAGAGCGCTCGATCTCTTTGCGCAGCGATTCCTGGTAATCCAGGGCGGAATCTGTGCCGGGCGTGCTGCTGTTTTCCAGCACGTCGAGCAGGGAATTGTCTTCTCCTTCCACAAAGGGCGCATCCATGGATACGTGGCGGGCGGCCACGCCGAGGGTCGTCTCCACCTCTTCGGTGGGAATTTCGAGGGTCTCCGCCAGTTCGTCGGCGGAAGGCTCCCGCTCGTATTCCTGTTCCAGCTCTGAAAAAGCTTTGTTGATCTTGTTGAGCGAACCGACCTTATTCAGGGGAAGGCGGACGATGCGCGACTGTTCGGCCAATGCCTGGAGGATGGACTGGCGAATCCACCACACGGCGTAGGAGATGAATTTAAATCCTCGGGTTTCGTCAAAACGCTGGGCGGCTTTGATCAGGCCCAGGTTGCCTTCGTTGATCAGGTCGCTGAGGGATAAGCCTTGATTCTGGTATTGTTTCGCTACGGAAACGACGAATCTCAGGTTTGCTTTGGTCAGTTTTTCCAGAGCAGCCTGATCACCTTGTTTTATCCTCTTGGCCAGCTCCACTTCTTCTTCCGGGGTGAGTAGGTCAACTTTTCCTATTTCCTGGAGGTATTTCTCCAGGGATTGACTTTCTCGGTTGGTAATAGATTTAGTGATCTTAAGCTGTCTCATGTACGCAAATAATTTTGAAGTTTACAATGGTGAACGAAATATAATGAAAGCGGGTAATAGGGAGGATATGAACGGGATACGGGAGTGGGGTAATAGCTTTTGAGATGACTTGTGAATGAAAGTGATGTGAATTTTTTTTGAAGTAATGTTACCCACTGTTGTGTTATACCCATTAGGTTACGGATTACAGCCTACAAAAATAAGGGTTTAATCCATTCAAGTCAAGGGCTGCATAATATTTAGTTAACATCAGTCGCTTTAACAATTTGAGATTTAATTTGGTTCCTTCCTTCAAATCTTTTTCTACCGCCCTGGCTTTTACCCTCTCCGGCAATGGATAATTCGGTTGCCGGCCGGCAGTTCGAAAAGCTGTTTGGCAAATTGTTAGGAGGCCCACCTTTGCAATGGGCGCGTTTTCTGCTTTTCTGTTCTTTTTCACCCTACTATCGGGCTGTCTTGTATAAAATTTCCATTAGTATTGGAAAAATCATTTTTTTATTTTTTATTGTGGGGCAGGCACACCAGGCTATGTCCACCTGTCTTTTGCAATTTCCCTGAACAATACGCTGTAAAGGCAGTGCATGCGTTGTACAAAGGCAATAACAGACAAACAGCCGTTGTTGTTCCTTAATCAATAAACCAAGGTATGGAACGAGTACAGTTTTCAATGGAATACCTTTTTCGGGCTTCGCCGAGTATTCTTTATAAGTTTTTCACAACCCCGGCCTGCCTCGTTCGCTGGTTTTGCGATGAGGTGGACATTCAGGGCAGCGTCTTCACTTTCTTCTGGAGCGGTTCGGACGAAATGGCTGAAGTCATCGATGACGTCGAAGACGAACGCATCCGCTTCCGCTGGCTGGAAGCTGACAACGATGAGGAATACCTGGAGTTCAGCATCTCCAAATCTCCCGTCACCGGAGAAACCATTCTAGTCGTCACAGATTTTTGCGATGAAGATGAGGTCGACGACCAGAAAAGGCTCTGGGACAGCCAGATTCAGGATCTCAAAAAGGAAACCGGCGGGTAAATAAGCATAACGGAGGAGTATGAAAGTTTTTTTCGGAATGGCGCTGGACGACACCGCCTTCCCCCTGCCGGAAGGCACCACAGGAGGAATCCATTGCCTCGGCCCGCAGGGCCTGCTCTATTTCCTGGAATCCCACCTGGGCCTTCTGGGCCATCCTTCCGACGACGAATACCTGCGCATCGAGCAGTACCGGCAGGCCATACGGGCACAGTTGCAGTCTTGCTCCGGGCTGTTTTACGAAGCTTCCTTCCAGGCCGACCAGTTTGCCACCGCCACCAACCTGCTGGAACGCCGGGACGAACTGCTGCTCGCCGGCTGGGATTTTCAGATGGAGGAAAACCTGCCGGAACGCCTTCGCTGCCTGGCAGAACTGGAACATACGCTTCGCGAAAACCAGGGAGGGCTTAGCCTTTCGGCCGGCTATGCCGGGCGCTTTGCCGCTGTGCTGGATACCCTGCCCCGCCGCCAACTGCCCCTCGATGCCCTTTTCCTCAATGAACCCATCGGCCTGCTCCCCCTTCACTTTCAGCGCCTGTTTGCGTTGCTGGGCAAACAAGGGGCAGACATCCGGCAACTGCCCGACCCCGAACCCCGGGGAAACACAGACCTGGCCCGCTTTCAGCGCGCCCTGAACGCCACGGGCCCGGGAAAAGGCGGTGAAGCGCTTAAAGGCGACGGCTCCCTGCTGTTGCTCCGGGGGAAACGCGAATCGAGCCTGGCCGCATACATGGCCCAACTGCTCCGGCTCAACCCCGGCTTTCGCCCTGCTTGCCTCATTTCCGGGCAGGACAGCTCCTTTGGCCATGCCCTCGTGCAGGAAGGGTTGCCCGGCCTGGGCCAGCTCTCCGCTTCCCTGGCCCGCCCTACCCTGCAGGTCCTCAAGCTGGTGACCGTCTTCCTCTGGGAACCGATCGACCCCTACAAAATCATGGAGTTCGTCTCCCTCTCCGTCAAACCCCTGGAGAAAGAGCTGGCCAACCGCATCGCCGCCCAAATGGCCCAAACGCCCGGCATCGACAGCGATGGCTGGCGAGCTGCCATCGCCCGCTATTTTGATGAAATGCGGGAGCGGGCCGCCCATAATCCCGGCATCGACCTGAAAAAGATCGACTTCCAATACACGTTCTGGTTCCGCCGCCAACGCTACGACATGGCGGGTTCTGTTCCCAAAGAAGAGGTGATAAAAATATTTGCCTACCTGGCGCAGTGGGCCTTCGAATGTTTTGAAGAAGAGGGCAGCAAGAACAATTCCCTGCTGGTGCTCAGCGAACAGGCCAAAAGGATACGGGAACTGCTCGAAGCTTTGCCGGAGGAACAATTGTCGAACCTGGAACTGGAGCGCATTGTCCGAACGATCTACGAGCCGGCCCCCGTCCAACTGCGCGGCAGGGAATGCGGCTTCCTGCCCTACGTCCGGCAGCCCAATGCGTTTATCGGGGAGGCGCCTCAATTGTTGTGGTGGGGCTTCACCCAAAACGAACCCGTCCACTTTTTTTCCCGCTGGTACCAGCCCGAGATGGCCTGGCTGGAAAAGAAAGGCATCAGCTTGCAGGGGCCGGCCCTGGAAAACGCCCGGCTCATCTGGCAGCGCAAGCGGCCCATACTCCAATGCCGGGAAAGGCTGGCGCTCGTGCTGCCCGAAATGGCCAACGGGCAGGACGCTCACCCCCATCCGTTGTTCGGCGACCTGCAGGCCGCCTTCAAAAGCTTGGACGCCATAACCCTGAACATCGACGGCGAGGGCCAACCCTGCCAGGCCTTCACTGCTTCTTTCCGGCTTCCAAACTCTATTCAGCTCGAACGCCGGCATCTCGGCCAGCCAAAGCCATTCCTCCGCATCCGTTCGGCCGACAAGCTGGGGCGCCGCGAAGAGGAAACCTTCAGCAGCCTGAACGACTTGTTTTACTACCCCTACCAGTGGGTTTTCAAACACCAAATCCACCTGCGCAAATCCTCCATCCTCAGCATCGTCAAGGAAAATACGCTGATGGGCAACCTGGCGCACCGCTATTTCGAAAAACTGCTGCGCGAAGACATCCGGCACTGGGATAAACAACAACTGGAAAACTTTATCGACCGCGAAACGGCGGGCTTGCTGCGAAGGGAAGGCGCCGTAATGCTGCTCTACGGCAAGGAACCCGAGCGCGTCAGCTTCGTTCAACGGGTAAAATACGCCGCCTGGAGCCTGATCAGGCACATCCGGGAAAATGGCTGGGAGGTGCTCGAAACGGAAAAACCACTGGAAGGCCATTTCATGGGCACCGCCATCAGCGGCCGGGCCGACCTGGTGCTGCGCCGCGGCGATGAAAAGGCCGTCATCGACCTCAAATGGAGGGGCGCGCGCTACCGCGAACAAAGCATCCGCAACGGGGAAGACCTCCAATTGGTGCTCTATTCCCGCCTCCTGGGCGAAGGCCACGGCTGGGCCCACACGGCCTACTTCATCATGGAAAAAGGGCTGCTCCTGGCCCGCAACAACGCCGCCTTCCAGGACATCAATGCCATAGCGCCCGATGAGGGCCTGGCCGAAACCAACCAACAAATACTCAGCCGCATGGAAGCCACTTACCGCTGGCGCATGGAGCAAATCCGCCAGGGAGAAGTAGAGATACGCTGCGAGCAGACCCAGCTAAGCATTGAAGATGCCTACAGCGGCCAACCCCTTATGCACATCCTGGAGATGAAAAATGAAGACGCTCCTTTTGACGACTACCGCACCCTGATCAACCTTATTGAATAGATTAATGGCCATATCCTTTGTTTTATCTATAATTTTTATTAATTTGTACGGTTGAAACGAGACGCTGCCCCCCTCCCTTTGATTAAGAACCCTCAGGTGCTGAAAAATTCCCGCAACAGCTCTTTTATTATAGAAAAAAATATAATAACTTCGCTGACGTTATTATGCCATTATATATGGCGCTATTATTCCCCTGGAGCGAAGCACAACTCCTGGCCCCACTTTGAGAGACCTACTCACAACTTACTTTGCGCCCATTCGCCAATTGCTTCGCTGGTTGCAAGGTGCTGTTATTCCCCCCTTATTGTTTTCGCAACGGTATACGCTGCATATTGGCATCTGTATACCGGTATCATAATTTATCAAACTGGTAAAACCATATTTTTATGAAGCTCAGAGTTTTACTTCTGGCTTTTGGCCTTATCCTCTTTTGGAGCCAAAATGCCTATTCTCAATTCCCAGCCCGATGTATTGATGTATTGGTCACTGTTGAAGGTGGCGGAGATCAGGTTGTAACCTGTGAAGGCGATGGCATTGCAGAGACCATTAATTTTTCTGCTACTTCTCTGGCAATGCCGGTCAGTTTCCTGATTACCGATGAAAATAATATTATCCTCCGGGTGAGTATCCGGGGGATGCTCACCTTTGAGGGCCTGGGCGTAGGCACCTTCCGCGTGTATGCCTTCTCCTGGCTGGGCCAGATACGGGCCTTCCGCGGACAGGACGCCACTACCTCCCCATTGGGTTCTTTCTGCGGCAACTTGAGTGACAACTTCATCACCGTCGCCAACTTCACCCCGGATGGCGGCGCCGTGTCTACCGCCGGCGGCAATACCTCCGAAACCCTTTGCGTCGGAGACGGCGTGCCCGACGTGGTCACGTTCGCCACTACCGCCGCTGCGCCCCAGAACTACGCCTATATTATTACCGATGAGAACAACGTGGTCATCACGGTCGCTTCCGGCAACAGTTTCGACTTCGACGGGGCCGGCGTCGGCACCTGCCGCGTCTGGGGCATTTCCTATGCCGGCTCGCTGACCGCCATGCCGGGCGATATCGTCGGCGATTCCCAGCTTTCCGACAACTGTTTCGGGCTTTCGGAAAACTTTATCGAGATCGTCCGATCCCAACCCGACGGCGGGTCTGTTGAACTCACCAACGGAGAAACCTCCGCCACCGTCTGCGTCGGCGACGGGCAGGATGACATCCTGTCCTTTACCAACCAGACGAGCTCGCCGGCTGCTTACACCTTCGTCATCACCGATGAGAACAACATCATCCTGGATGTTCCCGACGGCAACTCGGCCAACTTCGAAGGCGCCGGCGCCGGCAC
Coding sequences:
- a CDS encoding transposase translates to MPQLKIMLASLDPLAMPIANCSVAGHRADDQQYIPAIKRARKSLAPEGLLYVGGTKLGNNADFAYLDKTKNHYLCPLSQRQSSIEQIQEAIHLACQDKGQLRPVYRGKELVAQVVEKAKAFASKALKRRKVSKFPQVRYELFYGPKRKREVVRCRLQEKKAELKQAIERLGWRVYATNCPASQLSAEQVVHVCRREYRIEQNFYQLLNKVTKLMPIFLSKQNRIENMIRLLTLALKFSTAIRYQARRALASKNQYLTGLIPC
- a CDS encoding SRPBCC domain-containing protein; this encodes MERVQFSMEYLFRASPSILYKFFTTPACLVRWFCDEVDIQGSVFTFFWSGSDEMAEVIDDVEDERIRFRWLEADNDEEYLEFSISKSPVTGETILVVTDFCDEDEVDDQKRLWDSQIQDLKKETGG
- a CDS encoding DUF4277 domain-containing protein, translating into MQIESYPVGDLPILGEILGRSKVAQLIDEKFDTHPNRQGPSVGKAIQIWLMYILSEMDHRLSGVEPWVEQSLETLRWVCQEPELEAGHFSDDYLGAILEQMSQEQTWLSYEAEQNRQLIQVFDLNQKVVRADSTDVVSYRPIEGLFQKTHAP
- a CDS encoding sigma-70 family RNA polymerase sigma factor, with amino-acid sequence MRQLKITKSITNRESQSLEKYLQEIGKVDLLTPEEEVELAKRIKQGDQAALEKLTKANLRFVVSVAKQYQNQGLSLSDLINEGNLGLIKAAQRFDETRGFKFISYAVWWIRQSILQALAEQSRIVRLPLNKVGSLNKINKAFSELEQEYEREPSADELAETLEIPTEEVETTLGVAARHVSMDAPFVEGEDNSLLDVLENSSTPGTDSALDYQESLRKEIERSLSTLTERQCDVIKLYFGIGVEHPMSLEDIGEKFGLTRERVRQIKDKAINKLRSANRSKLLKNYLGA
- a CDS encoding PD-(D/E)XK nuclease family protein, which gives rise to MKVFFGMALDDTAFPLPEGTTGGIHCLGPQGLLYFLESHLGLLGHPSDDEYLRIEQYRQAIRAQLQSCSGLFYEASFQADQFATATNLLERRDELLLAGWDFQMEENLPERLRCLAELEHTLRENQGGLSLSAGYAGRFAAVLDTLPRRQLPLDALFLNEPIGLLPLHFQRLFALLGKQGADIRQLPDPEPRGNTDLARFQRALNATGPGKGGEALKGDGSLLLLRGKRESSLAAYMAQLLRLNPGFRPACLISGQDSSFGHALVQEGLPGLGQLSASLARPTLQVLKLVTVFLWEPIDPYKIMEFVSLSVKPLEKELANRIAAQMAQTPGIDSDGWRAAIARYFDEMRERAAHNPGIDLKKIDFQYTFWFRRQRYDMAGSVPKEEVIKIFAYLAQWAFECFEEEGSKNNSLLVLSEQAKRIRELLEALPEEQLSNLELERIVRTIYEPAPVQLRGRECGFLPYVRQPNAFIGEAPQLLWWGFTQNEPVHFFSRWYQPEMAWLEKKGISLQGPALENARLIWQRKRPILQCRERLALVLPEMANGQDAHPHPLFGDLQAAFKSLDAITLNIDGEGQPCQAFTASFRLPNSIQLERRHLGQPKPFLRIRSADKLGRREEETFSSLNDLFYYPYQWVFKHQIHLRKSSILSIVKENTLMGNLAHRYFEKLLREDIRHWDKQQLENFIDRETAGLLRREGAVMLLYGKEPERVSFVQRVKYAAWSLIRHIRENGWEVLETEKPLEGHFMGTAISGRADLVLRRGDEKAVIDLKWRGARYREQSIRNGEDLQLVLYSRLLGEGHGWAHTAYFIMEKGLLLARNNAAFQDINAIAPDEGLAETNQQILSRMEATYRWRMEQIRQGEVEIRCEQTQLSIEDAYSGQPLMHILEMKNEDAPFDDYRTLINLIE